Proteins from a genomic interval of Pseudophryne corroboree isolate aPseCor3 chromosome 4, aPseCor3.hap2, whole genome shotgun sequence:
- the LOC134911594 gene encoding trace amine-associated receptor 1-like, with translation MQLQYCYESINKSCEKNNWPSSIRIPMYVFMISTILTTLAGNLAVIISISHFKQLHMPTNYLILSMATVDFLLGSIVMPYSMVRSVENCWYFGDIFCKIHTGTDIMLSTASIFHLSFIAVDRYYAVCDPLRYKTRVSLLTVIIMIITSWVVPAIFAFGMVFLKLNIKGSENYFYNKVSCVGGCFVFFSETSGMVSSMLSFFIPGFIMVCVYGKIYIIARRQARSIKDATYQIQFQIDLAEKQHVAERKESKAAKTLGTIMGVFLICWSPFFFCTAIGPFINYVIPSIVVDAFVWIGYLNSAFNPMVYAFFYMWFRKALKMILFGKVFQVDSSRTILYLE, from the coding sequence ATGCAGCTACAGTACTGCTATGAGTCCATCAATAAGTCTTGTGAAAAGAATAACTGGCCAAGCAGCATAAGGATTCCAATGTATGTCTTCATGATTAGCACTATCTTGACAACCCTGGCTGGAAATCTAGCGGTCATCATCTCCATATCTCATTTCAAGCAGCTTCATATGCCAACAAATTACCTAATCCTCTCCATGGCCACTGTGGATTTCCTACTAGGAAGCATTGTTATGCCATATAGCATGGTGAGATCAGTGGAGAACTGCTGGTACTTTGGGGACATATTCTGTAAAATCCATACAGGAACAGACATTATGCTCAGTACAGCATCCATATTTCATCTCTCCTTCATCGCTGTGGATAGATACTATGCAGTATGTGATCCACTGAGATATAAAACAAGAGTAAGTCTACTTACTGTAATTATCATGATCATCACCAGCTGGGTGGTCCCTGCTATTTTTGCTTTTGGTATGGTCTTTCTCAAGCTTAATATAAAGGGTTCTGAAAACTATTTCTATAACAAAGTCAGCTGTGTTGGAGGTTGCTTTGTATTTTTTAGTGAAACATCTGGTATGGTGTCATCCATGCTGTCCTTCTTTATCCCTGGATTTATTATGGTTTGTGTTTATGGAAAGATATATATAATCGCCAGAAGACAAGCAAGATCAATTAAAGACGCAACCTATCAAATACAGTTTCAGATAGATCTTGCAGAAAAGCAGCATGTAGCGGAACGTAAAGAAAGCAAAGCAGCCAAAACCCTGGGTACAATTATGGGAGTATTCCTAATATGCTGGTCACCCTTCTTTTTCTGCACAGCTATTGGACCATTTATAAACTATGTCATCCCATCCATTGTTGTAGACGCATTTGTATGGATTGGATATTTAAATTCAGCTTTTAACCCAATGGTCTACGCTTTTTTCTATATGTGGTTCCGGAAAGCCTTAAAAATGATTCTGTTTGGAAAAGTGTTTCAGGTTGACTCTTCTAGAACAATTTTGTATTTAGAGTGA